A window of Desulfobacterales bacterium contains these coding sequences:
- a CDS encoding DUF1848 family protein has protein sequence MKDNAAKIVISASRRTDIPAFYLPWFMAQVERGFFEVLNPFNRQASVIAASPDRVDTVVFWSKNFGPFLDGGFGETLQHEGYHLFFNFTVNSAVPLLEPKVPPLEERLAQLRELCSRFGHRAVNWRFDPICFYTDADGTIRNNMADFSRIASAAARCGIERCITSFMDDYAKIRRRIAQTPGFSFLYPDPADQRQIVLKMAGELAEKEMALFLCCEKELLGILPSGSGIRGSSCIPNDFLKELYGGNLSIRKDRGQRVASGCGCKVSVDIGSYQSQPCHHGCLFCYANPAAV, from the coding sequence GTGAAGGACAACGCAGCTAAAATCGTGATTTCGGCGTCGCGCCGGACGGATATACCCGCTTTTTACCTGCCGTGGTTCATGGCCCAGGTCGAGCGGGGTTTTTTTGAGGTGCTCAATCCATTCAACCGGCAGGCTTCGGTGATTGCGGCATCACCGGACCGTGTAGACACCGTTGTGTTCTGGTCCAAAAATTTCGGTCCTTTTCTGGACGGCGGGTTCGGTGAAACCCTGCAGCATGAGGGGTACCACTTGTTTTTTAATTTCACGGTCAATTCAGCCGTGCCGCTGCTGGAGCCGAAGGTTCCGCCACTGGAAGAGCGCTTAGCGCAGCTCCGGGAACTTTGCAGCCGCTTTGGCCACCGGGCAGTCAACTGGCGTTTTGATCCGATCTGCTTTTACACTGATGCGGACGGTACGATTAGAAACAATATGGCGGATTTTAGCCGCATCGCGTCCGCCGCCGCCCGCTGCGGGATTGAACGGTGCATCACCAGCTTCATGGATGATTACGCCAAGATCCGCCGTCGGATTGCCCAAACCCCCGGGTTTAGCTTCCTGTATCCGGACCCGGCAGATCAGCGACAGATTGTGCTTAAAATGGCCGGGGAACTGGCGGAAAAGGAAATGGCGCTTTTTCTGTGTTGTGAAAAGGAATTGCTGGGTATTCTGCCGTCCGGGTCCGGCATCAGGGGGAGTTCGTGCATACCCAATGACTTTCTAAAAGAACTTTACGGCGGAAATCTGTCAATCAGAAAAGACAGGGGCCAGCGCGTCGCATCCGGGTGCGGCTGCAAGGTTTCGGTGGACATCGGGTCGTATCAATCCCAGCCGTGTCATCATGGTTGTTTGTTCTGTTATGCCAATCCGGCCGCCGTATGA